In the Lepus europaeus isolate LE1 chromosome 18, mLepTim1.pri, whole genome shotgun sequence genome, one interval contains:
- the HROB gene encoding homologous recombination OB-fold protein isoform X3 produces the protein MACSLQKLFAVEEEFEDEAALQTPVVTNHLVQLVTAASRTPQLPGHRTPGAKTRRFPGPAGLLPHQHSGRNLEEIMVSTPQTPAHGALAKFRTEIVASSQASVEEDFGRGPWLTMKSALGLDERDPTCFLCSYSIVMVLRKAALKQLPRNKVPNMAVMIKSLTRSAMDASVVFKDPTGEMQGTVHRVLLETRQSELKPGSVLLLRQIGVFSPSLRNHYLNVTPNNLVHIYSADPGDGSLFTPSRPFPEDPGCFHSSPQHDAAAKPGEGRRAAQAPEAGPSAVEDPPEADDLDGLLSELPEDFFGGTGGWDCPQAGHPP, from the exons GCAGCTCTGCAGACGCCTGTGGTCACCAACCACCTGGTGCAGCTGGTCACCGCTGCCAGCCGGACACCCCAGCTGCCGGGCCATCGCACCCCTGGAGCCAAAACACGCCGCTTCCCTGGCCCAGCGGGGCTCCTGCCTCATCAG CACAGTGGGAGGAACCTGGAGGAGATCATGGTTTCCACGCCCCAGACTCCAGCTCACGGCGCACTGGCTAAGTTCCGGACAGAG ATTGTCGCTAGTTCCCAGGCCTCAGTAGAGGAGGATTTTGGGCGAGGGCCTTGGCTGACCATGAAATCTGCTCTGGGCCTGGATGAGAGAGACCCCACCTGCTTCCTCTGCTCCTACAGCATTGTCATGGTGCTGCGCAAG GCAGCCCTGAAGCAGCTCCCCAGGAACAAGGTGCCCAACATGGCGGTGATGATCAAGTCCCTGACTCGGAGCGCGATGGACGCCAGTGTGGTCTTCAAGGACCCCACAG GAGAGATGCAGGGGACGGTGCACAGGGTGCTGCTGGAGACACGCCAGAGTGAGCTGAAGCCTGGCTCGGTGCTGCTGCTACGGCAG ATCGGAGTGTTTTCTCCTTCGCTCCGAAATCACTACCTCAACGTGACACCCAACAACCTGGTCCATATCTACAGCGCAGACCCTGGGGATGGAAGCCTGTTCACACCCTCTCGGCCCTTCCCCGAG GATCCAGGATGCTTCCATAGCAGTCCCCAGCATGACGCGGCCGCAAAGCCTGGGGAAGGCCGCAGAGCAGCCCAGGCCCCCGAGGCAGGGCCGTCCGCTGTGGAGGATCCCCCAGAAGCAG ATGACCTGGATGGACTGCTGAGTGAGCTCCCTGAGGACTTCTTCGGTGGGACTGGCGGCTGGGACTGCCCCCAAGCGGGACACCCTCCCTGA